One region of Desulfovibrio sp. JC010 genomic DNA includes:
- the truA gene encoding tRNA pseudouridine(38-40) synthase TruA — translation MQRIKLTLAYDGTNFCGWQLQPRLRTVQGVLEKAIARVTKTPVRVHGSGRTDSGVHALGQVAHFDVDESFVAVKWQRALNSLLPDDVTVLEAISVSPDFHCRYSAIRKTYTYTLWLENSFFLPWRRHYVWKCGPLDLVALDQGMEYFLGEHDFSSFQNTGTLIKTTVRTIHEFKRYPGQTEQEMVLEVCGSGFLKQMVRNMVGCLVRIGRGKAQPETVRSLLQMKDRTLAPATAPAQGLCMAGVYYGETGCGGTDTGRKQAQDSGINTEV, via the coding sequence ATGCAACGAATTAAGTTGACTCTAGCCTACGACGGCACCAATTTTTGCGGCTGGCAGTTGCAGCCCAGGCTGCGCACTGTGCAGGGCGTGCTGGAAAAGGCCATTGCGCGGGTTACCAAAACCCCGGTGCGGGTTCATGGTTCCGGGCGTACTGACAGCGGCGTGCATGCCTTGGGGCAGGTAGCCCATTTTGATGTGGATGAAAGCTTTGTTGCTGTGAAATGGCAGCGGGCACTAAATTCCCTGCTTCCTGACGATGTGACTGTGCTGGAAGCAATTTCCGTTTCTCCCGATTTTCATTGCCGCTACAGTGCGATCCGCAAAACTTATACTTATACCTTGTGGCTGGAGAACAGCTTTTTCCTTCCATGGCGCAGGCATTATGTCTGGAAATGCGGCCCTCTTGATCTTGTCGCTCTTGATCAGGGTATGGAGTATTTTCTGGGCGAGCACGATTTTTCTTCCTTCCAGAATACCGGCACTTTGATCAAAACCACCGTACGTACAATCCATGAGTTCAAACGTTACCCCGGCCAGACCGAGCAGGAAATGGTTCTGGAAGTCTGCGGTTCAGGCTTCCTGAAGCAGATGGTCCGCAACATGGTCGGCTGTCTGGTACGCATCGGGCGGGGTAAAGCCCAGCCCGAAACTGTCCGATCATTATTACAGATGAAGGACAGAACTCTGGCTCCGGCCACAGCTCCTGCACAGGGGTTGTGTATGGCCGGTGTTTACTATGGAGAAACGGGTTGTGGCGGAACTGACACTGGACGGAAGCAAGCTCAGGATAGCGGAATCAACACAGAAGTCTGA